GAAACAATAACGAAACCGGAGAAAGCTGGTTTGTTTACATAAACGGAACACAGGCTGGAGAAGACTTCGGAATGAACCCCGTAAGTAATGGTACCAATCTCAGCTTCTGGTACACAGATGAAGAAAACGGAGTAGCTGCGCTGGATAATGCGACCTATCTGGCAAACATTACGGTTGCCATAGAAGAATTAGAGGAGCCAGCTGAAGAAAACGATATAATTGAAACTGCCACTGAGGCTGGAAACTTTTCAATCCTCCTGACAGCGATTGAGGCTGCAAACCTCACAGATACCCTTAAAGGGGAAGGTCCTTTCACGGTCTTTGCCCCTACAGATGAAGCCTTCAGTGCACTGCCCAATGGAACTATCGAGGCTCTCCTGAACGACACGGATGCACTGACCAATATTCTCCTCTACCACGTTGCAGGTGAGAGGCTGATGGCAGAAGATGTTGTCAACCTGACCAACATTACAACCCTTCAGGGCGAGGAACTGCCTGTCAATGTGACTGAAGAAGGGGTATTCGTAGGGGAAGCAGAAATTATAGTGCAGGACGTAAATGCCAGCAATGGAGTAATCCACGTAATAGATGCAGTCCTTATTCCGGAAGAAGGAATGGAACCTGAGCCAGAACCCGGACAAAATGTAACAGAACAGTATAACGACACAGTGAGCCTGACTGAAGGGAACTTCACACTCATGCCGGAAAACTCCACAGAGAGCTATGCAATAAATAACTTTACGGATATCGGGGTTCTCAATGCAGCAGGACTCGACTTTAACGTGTCGTTAATGCAAAACATGACAGGGAATGCAGCAAACATGACTGCTGTACCGTTTACACTCCAGAGCATAGAGGGCATAAGGAATAATAACACAACCGGAGAAGAATGGTTCCTTTATATTAACGGGGAGCCTGCTGAAGAAGACTTCGGAATGAATAATGTGAGTGCAGGAGACAACCTCAGCTTCTGGTACACAATTGAAGAGGGCGGAGAAGCAGCAGTAGAAAATGCAAGCTATGTGGCAAACATTAATGTTTCCGAACTGAGAGCAAACGCAAATATCATCCCTGCAGCACAGAACCAGACGAACCTGACAGTATTTGTAGACGCAGTACAGACCGCAAACCTGACACAGACCCTTGACGGGACAGGACCCTATACCGTCTGTATCCCGAGTGATGAAGCATTCAATAAGCTGCCAGAAGGGACACGCAATCAGCTTATGAACAATACCACTCTGCTCAACCAGGTACTTTCATACCATGTAGTGAGCGGAAGATACACGTACGAGCAGCTTATCGGAATGAATAATATCACCAATATCCAGGGCAATGTGCTTCAGGTCAATGCCATAGGGAATAATATCACAATACAAAACGTAAGTGTCACCCAGATAATAGTTGTGAACAATGGGGTCATCTGCATAATTGATGAGGTGCTTATTCCACCAGACGGCGAAATTCCCGCGGACAATCAGACCGACGGCGGCCAGATAGATGATAACCAGACAGATGGAGGCCAGATGGATGGTAACCAGACAGACGGAGATCAGATAGACGGTGGCCAGATGGATGGAAATCAGACTGATGGAAACCAGACCGCGGACAATCTGACCGGGGACTGGTATTTCTTCTCGGTTCCTTTCGAAGCCAACAACACAAGCGTTGAGTATCTTCTTTCGGATGTGAACTACACCTCCCTGATATATTATAACGCTTCAACCAA
This window of the Methanosarcina mazei S-6 genome carries:
- a CDS encoding fasciclin domain-containing protein; this encodes MSVATCPGSAQEDGTTTIELYNSTVNLTQGNFTFTPENDTETYTIDNLTDFGALNATGLEFNVSVMRDLPENMTGNMTGNENGDMNGNITDDENGNMIGDMNGNITDDENGNMAGMNGNMSNATADNTANVSFALEGIENITNNNTTGEMWLIYINGEPAEEDFGMNNVSDGDNLSFWYTTEESGEAAIENATYVVNITVAMEEEMEPLPAQNLTVLYNDTVNLTEGNFTFIPENSTQNYTVDNFTDIGALNATGLQYNVSVHGVNLTNMTNMSVLEGIEGIRNNNETGESWFVYINGTQAGEDFGMNPVSNGTNLSFWYTDEENGVAALDNATYLANITVAIEELEEPAEENDIIETATEAGNFSILLTAIEAANLTDTLKGEGPFTVFAPTDEAFSALPNGTIEALLNDTDALTNILLYHVAGERLMAEDVVNLTNITTLQGEELPVNVTEEGVFVGEAEIIVQDVNASNGVIHVIDAVLIPEEGMEPEPEPGQNVTEQYNDTVSLTEGNFTLMPENSTESYAINNFTDIGVLNAAGLDFNVSLMQNMTGNAANMTAVPFTLQSIEGIRNNNTTGEEWFLYINGEPAEEDFGMNNVSAGDNLSFWYTIEEGGEAAVENASYVANINVSELRANANIIPAAQNQTNLTVFVDAVQTANLTQTLDGTGPYTVCIPSDEAFNKLPEGTRNQLMNNTTLLNQVLSYHVVSGRYTYEQLIGMNNITNIQGNVLQVNAIGNNITIQNVSVTQIIVVNNGVICIIDEVLIPPDGEIPADNQTDGGQIDDNQTDGGQMDGNQTDGDQIDGGQMDGNQTDGNQTADNLTGDWYFFSVPFEANNTSVEYLLSDVNYTSLIYYNASTKLFEEVTEIEPLKGYWINVPAETGFNASEQFSSVEKKQIEAPPSLQVYPGWNALGSPVNETVPAEAAFIALNNSYAKIVGPWVPGNNTTGYYQYVGYNGLNGTIGENQLGADEFEVEPYEGYWVFIRQENLYA